ACGATAAGGAACGCGGCACCGCCGCCTTCACCTGTCATGTACGGAAATTTCCAAATATTACCCAGGCCAACTGCCGAGCCTAAAGTCGCAGTGAGCACACCAAGAGCAGTGGCGAACCCATCACGATTATTCACAGGAGACGTCATTTTCCACCTCAACGAGTTTAACAGTTTTGTTATTTGTCGCCCCCGTTGTAGTGTGCAACGGCGATGCATTCAAGTCTTTTTGGTCACATTTACCATTCCAATTTGTCATACCCTACCGCGATAGTCAGTAAATATGGAAATACTTTCTGTATTTCCAATTAATAACGTAACCAATCAATACCGTTCACCGTTGTGACTCATTTATTGTCTCTATTATAGATACAACATGACTGTTGTAGATACTAAATAGTCGCTGAAAAAAAACATTCTTCCCTTTATTTTTCATCTTTGAACAAAAATGACAAACTAACGTACTTATTTCTGCAGTTTTATAATTTGACAATAGATACAAAAAAAGAGAGCTCTTTCACAGATGTGAAAAAGCTCTCTAATATGACCCCGGATTGACCGTTACCGGTGATACTTTGCAAAATCCTTTAATTAAAGGATATGGCAGCCGCCGCCAGGAGCAACTCAATCCCCTTTGGTGACAACGGCAAGGTGCCTGCATTTGATAGTATTGATTCTGCCTACGTGTCAGCGGCTCACGAATCATCCAGGAAATTCTATTATTTCGCGCGGGCACGAGCCTCGTCGCGTATTTCTTCTTTTGCATTTGGCCAAAGCCATTCAGCCCAGCCCATTGGTGTTTCTCGCGTTGGAGTAACAGTAAGGATACGTTCTTCTTCGTTGTCCTTACCTATAGTTACTACACTCACTTCAATTGGAACGCCAGCTTTTTTTGCTTTAGGAGAGTAAGAAGCCGCCCATGCTGCTGCATCAGCGATTGTTTCTTCTGTCCACGGAGCACCTTCAAACTGACGACCGATGGAGGTAGGCCCCGGATAGTCAACAACCTTAAAAACGATGTCTGTATCCAACTTTATCTCAAGAAGCAGCTCATTGTCTATCTGGTTTCGACCAACAGACATCCAGTGCTTTCCAGACCAATACTGACGTCCTACGTTGGAGAGCTTAAAGTCTGCCACAGAAGGTGTCGGCGAAAATTTAAGTACAGGCCAGTAACGTCTGGCATTCTCACGTTCAGTAAGATTGCAGCCGCCACCAGGTGAAGGAACTTCAGTGAACTCGTAATGTTCAGCAAGTTTTAGCTGCTCTTTACGTCCACGTCCAAAAAGACCTAACAGTTTATCGCGCTGCACCAGTCCAGACTCTTCCATTGGGGTCGGGTCCTGACACAAAGCACACAAAGGACGAAGCAGTACGGATTGCACGTCTGCATCGCGCTTAATAACATTAAGAGTGTCTCTACGCTGCGACATCGGGCGCTGCCCGATAACCTCACCGGAGATAATAAACTTTGCGCCAAAACTTTCCATCAACTCATGTGCTTTTCTGAGCATCAGGATTTTACAGTCAACACATGGGTTCAGAGTTT
The Halodesulfovibrio sp. MK-HDV genome window above contains:
- a CDS encoding tRNA(5-methylaminomethyl-2-thiouridylate) methyltransferase; this encodes MEKVTKQYDAVALLSGGLDSLLAVKVIQDQGLRVKGLHFVTPFFGKPDLVPHWEKIYDMEIDAVDVSEEYVRMMVERPVHGFGKTLNPCVDCKILMLRKAHELMESFGAKFIISGEVIGQRPMSQRRDTLNVIKRDADVQSVLLRPLCALCQDPTPMEESGLVQRDKLLGLFGRGRKEQLKLAEHYEFTEVPSPGGGCNLTERENARRYWPVLKFSPTPSVADFKLSNVGRQYWSGKHWMSVGRNQIDNELLLEIKLDTDIVFKVVDYPGPTSIGRQFEGAPWTEETIADAAAWAASYSPKAKKAGVPIEVSVVTIGKDNEEERILTVTPTRETPMGWAEWLWPNAKEEIRDEARARAK